A region from the Eleginops maclovinus isolate JMC-PN-2008 ecotype Puerto Natales chromosome 17, JC_Emac_rtc_rv5, whole genome shotgun sequence genome encodes:
- the rergla gene encoding ras-related and estrogen-regulated growth inhibitor-like protein translates to MNEIKVAVLGSEGVGKSALIVRFLTRRFIGEYASSSECIYRKRLSVEGKQINLELYEPCSQAYEGKSTVNEQIQWADGFIVVYDISDRSSFLTAKAIVHLIRELHLGTAKRNVDSQIFLVGNKQDLCHMREVRREEAQCLAAECRCQFYELSAAEHHQEVALIFLKMVQNANLSGKAKERRRRPSGSMAKLINNVFGKRRKSV, encoded by the exons ATGAATGAGATCAAGGTTGCTGTGCTGGGCAGTGAAGGGGTCGGGAAATCAG ctctcaTCGTCCGTTTCCTCACCAGACGATTCATTGGCGAGTACGCCTCATCTTCAG AGTGCATATACAGAAAGCGTCTGTCAGTGGAAGGAAAGCAGATCAATCTCGAGCTCTATGAGCCCTGCTCTCAG GCATATGAGGGTAAGTCTACTGTAAACGAGCAGATCCAGTGGGCTGATGGTTTCATCGTAGTCTACGATATCAGCGACCGCTCCTCCTTCCTCACCGCCAAAGCCATAGTACACCTCATCAGAGAGCTACACTTGGGAACTGCCAAAAG GAACGTGGACTCGCAAATATTTCTGGTGGGCAACAAGCAGGACCTGTGCCACATGAGAGAGGTGCGGCGTGAGGAGGCTCAGTGTCTGGCTGCGGAGTGTCGCTGCCAGTTCTATGAGCTGTCAGCCGCTGAGCACCACCAGGAAGTGGCGCTCATATTCTTAAAGATGGTGCAAAATGCTAACCTGAGCGGCAAGGCCAAGGAGCGCAGGAGACGCCCCAGCGGCTCGATGGCCAAACTCATCAACAACGTCTTcgggaagaggaggaaatcaGTGTGA